A region from the Methylovorus glucosotrophus genome encodes:
- the pstC gene encoding phosphate ABC transporter permease subunit PstC, translating to MNTATQVLPNQTELKISARLAKNVRRHFVERVIEFLLMLAAMSAVATTMAIVAILLYESLSFFEHVSIIDFLTDTQWTPLFEDAHYGILPLVSGTLTTSAIALLVAIPIGTVGAIYLSEFASHKTRETVKPILELLVGVPTVVFGYFALLFVTPLLQKFIPGLPGFNMLGPGIVMGIMIVPYISSVAEDAMRAVPMSMREGSYAMGATRFQTAIRVVTPAAISGIIAAYILGISRAVGETMVVALAAGQQPNLTFNPMESASTITAYIVQVAMGDLPHGSIGYQSIFAAGLVLMLMTLIFNILGHLTRKKFRETY from the coding sequence GTGAACACGGCTACTCAAGTGCTACCAAATCAGACTGAACTGAAAATCAGTGCACGTTTGGCAAAAAACGTCCGCAGACATTTTGTTGAACGCGTGATTGAATTCCTTCTTATGCTGGCTGCCATGTCGGCAGTAGCAACTACCATGGCAATTGTCGCCATTCTGCTTTACGAATCCTTAAGCTTTTTTGAACATGTTTCCATTATTGACTTCCTGACGGATACGCAATGGACGCCACTGTTTGAAGATGCGCACTACGGCATTCTGCCTCTGGTTTCCGGCACGCTCACCACCTCGGCCATTGCCTTGCTGGTGGCGATTCCGATTGGCACTGTTGGCGCCATTTACCTGTCCGAGTTTGCTTCGCACAAGACACGCGAAACCGTCAAACCTATCCTGGAACTGCTGGTTGGCGTGCCAACCGTGGTATTTGGCTACTTTGCGCTGCTGTTCGTGACACCATTGCTGCAAAAATTCATCCCCGGCCTGCCTGGCTTTAATATGTTGGGCCCAGGTATCGTGATGGGCATCATGATCGTGCCTTATATCAGCTCGGTCGCTGAAGATGCCATGCGCGCAGTGCCAATGAGCATGCGTGAAGGTTCGTACGCCATGGGCGCCACGCGCTTTCAGACTGCCATTCGTGTGGTAACACCGGCTGCGATTTCCGGCATTATCGCCGCTTACATTCTGGGTATTTCCCGTGCGGTGGGTGAGACGATGGTGGTAGCACTTGCGGCTGGCCAGCAACCTAACCTCACCTTTAACCCGATGGAAAGTGCATCTACCATCACGGCTTACATCGTGCAGGTTGCCATGGGCGATTTGCCCCACGGCAGCATTGGTTACCAGAGTATTTTTGCTGCGGGTCTGGTGCTGATGTTAATGACCCTGATCTTCAATATTCTGGGCCACCTTACCCGCAAGAAATTCAGAGAGACTTATTAA
- a CDS encoding PstS family phosphate ABC transporter substrate-binding protein yields the protein MQSKFVQSMGLAAVVASLFAIPTAHAAEKIVKIDGSSTVYPITEAVAEEFQKAKKGAIKVTVGISGTGGGFKKFCRGETDISEASRPILKKEMDACKEAGIQYIELPVAYDALTVVVNPKNDWIKSITVEELNKMWAPAAQGSVKTWKQVNATWPDKPLKLFGPGADSGTFDYFTEAVVGKAKSSRGDFTASEDDNVLVQGVSSDIGGLGYFGYAYFDENRDKLRAVPIVAKTGAPAVSPSPETVMNGTYQPLSRPLFIYVNATAGAFKPEVKEFINFYLANAAALTKEVKYVPLPASEYAAVVEHWKSLKPGTGFGGVPEVGVKIPELLSRIK from the coding sequence ATGCAATCGAAGTTTGTACAAAGCATGGGTCTGGCGGCTGTTGTCGCATCTCTGTTCGCTATCCCCACTGCTCACGCAGCTGAAAAGATCGTCAAGATCGACGGCTCCAGCACGGTTTATCCGATTACCGAAGCGGTCGCTGAAGAATTCCAGAAAGCTAAAAAAGGCGCCATCAAGGTTACCGTGGGTATTTCCGGTACTGGCGGCGGTTTCAAGAAGTTCTGCCGTGGTGAGACTGATATTTCCGAAGCTTCCCGCCCTATCCTGAAGAAGGAAATGGACGCCTGTAAGGAAGCTGGCATTCAATACATCGAACTGCCTGTGGCATATGACGCATTGACCGTGGTTGTGAATCCAAAGAATGACTGGATCAAAAGCATTACCGTGGAAGAGCTGAACAAGATGTGGGCACCTGCTGCACAAGGCAGCGTCAAGACCTGGAAGCAAGTGAATGCCACTTGGCCAGACAAGCCGCTGAAGCTGTTCGGCCCAGGTGCTGACTCGGGTACATTCGACTACTTTACCGAAGCTGTGGTTGGCAAGGCCAAGTCCAGCCGTGGTGACTTTACTGCCTCTGAAGATGACAACGTTCTGGTACAAGGTGTATCCAGCGACATCGGCGGCCTGGGTTACTTTGGTTATGCTTACTTTGACGAAAACCGCGACAAACTGCGCGCTGTGCCTATCGTTGCCAAGACTGGCGCTCCAGCTGTGAGCCCATCTCCTGAAACGGTGATGAATGGCACTTACCAGCCACTGTCCCGCCCGCTGTTCATCTATGTGAACGCAACGGCTGGCGCTTTCAAGCCTGAAGTCAAAGAGTTCATCAACTTCTACCTGGCCAATGCTGCTGCCCTGACCAAGGAAGTGAAGTACGTTCCCCTGCCAGCCAGCGAATACGCTGCCGTGGTTGAACACTGGAAGTCTCTGAAGCCGGGTACTGGCTTTGGTGGTGTGCCAGAAGTGGGCGTGAAGATTCCTGAACTGCTGAGCCGCATCAAGTAA
- the prfB gene encoding peptide chain release factor 2 (programmed frameshift) gives MEAEQLNLIAHRLADLSERNHALRGYLDFETKQQRLEEVSQLLEDPSIWNDNERSQKLGKERRELEFVVKSLTEVDNSLRDSAELFEMAREENDDATLLGIDADSKALEKQVEEMEFRRMFANPMDGNNCFIDIQSGSGGTEAQDWASMLLRMYLRYCERRGFKVEVLEESEGDVAGLKSASLKISGDYAYGYLRTESGVHRLVRKSPFDSGNRRHTSFASVSVFPEVDDSIEVEINPADLRIDTYRASGAGGQHINKTDSAVRITHLPTNTVVQCQNDRSQHRNKAEAMNMLKAQLYQLELNKRNQEKQALEDAKTDIGWGHQIRSYVLDQSRIKDLRTNVEIGNTQGVLDGDLDPFISESLKQGV, from the exons ATGGAAGCAGAACAACTCAATCTGATCGCCCACCGCCTGGCAGATCTTTCTGAACGTAATCATGCCCTTCGGGGGTATCTT GACTTCGAGACCAAGCAGCAACGCCTGGAAGAAGTCTCGCAATTGCTGGAAGATCCCAGCATCTGGAACGATAACGAACGCTCGCAAAAACTAGGCAAGGAACGTCGCGAACTGGAGTTCGTGGTCAAGTCGCTGACCGAGGTGGATAACAGCCTGCGTGACAGTGCCGAGCTGTTTGAAATGGCGCGCGAAGAAAACGATGATGCCACCTTGCTTGGTATTGATGCCGACAGCAAAGCCCTGGAAAAGCAGGTGGAGGAAATGGAATTCCGCCGCATGTTTGCCAACCCCATGGATGGCAATAACTGCTTTATCGATATCCAGTCCGGCTCGGGCGGTACCGAAGCACAGGATTGGGCTTCCATGCTGCTGCGCATGTATCTGCGCTATTGCGAACGTCGTGGCTTCAAGGTGGAAGTGCTGGAAGAGTCTGAAGGCGATGTCGCCGGGCTGAAGAGCGCTTCACTGAAAATCTCGGGCGATTACGCTTATGGTTATCTGCGTACCGAAAGTGGCGTGCACCGCCTGGTGCGCAAGTCGCCATTTGACTCGGGCAATCGTCGCCACACTTCGTTCGCCAGCGTGTCGGTCTTCCCGGAAGTGGATGACTCGATTGAAGTTGAAATCAACCCGGCCGATTTGCGGATTGATACTTACCGGGCATCCGGTGCCGGTGGTCAGCATATTAACAAGACCGACTCCGCCGTGCGTATTACCCACTTGCCGACCAATACCGTTGTGCAATGTCAGAATGACCGCTCACAGCACCGTAACAAGGCTGAGGCCATGAACATGCTGAAAGCGCAGCTGTATCAGCTGGAGCTCAACAAGCGCAATCAGGAAAAGCAGGCGCTGGAAGATGCCAAGACGGATATTGGCTGGGGTCACCAGATTCGCAGCTATGTGCTGGATCAGTCGCGCATCAAGGATCTGCGCACCAACGTTGAAATTGGCAATACCCAGGGCGTGCTGGATGGCGATCTGGATCCATTCATATCAGAAAGTTTAAAGCAGGGAGTGTAG
- the lysS gene encoding lysine--tRNA ligase: MSEAQQPIEATQQDENHVIAERREKLKAIRAQGVAFPNDFKPEHAAAELHAQYGEQDNETLEPANVQVSVAGRMMLKRVMGKASFATLQDKSGRIQLFISKESIGEELYDAFKKWDMGDILAARGVVFKTKTGELSIKVSELRLLTKSLRPLPEKFHGLSDQETKYRQRYVDLIVSDDTRQTFIARSKIVAAIRSFMLGNEFLEVETPMLHPIPGGASAKPFITHHNALDMQMYMRIAPELYLKRLIVGGFERVFEINRNFRNEGVSVRHNPEFTMMEFYAAYTDYKWLMDFTENCIRAAAIAARGTAVLEYQGRTLDLSQPFQRLTIVGAIQKYAPAYTLEQLNDAAFLRTELKKFGVEAFAHAGLGALQLALFEETAESQLWEPTYIIDYPVEVSPLARASDSNPEITERFELFVTGREIANGFSELNDAEDQAARFHAQVAAKEAGDDEAMYYDADFIRALEYGMPPTGGCGIGIDRLVMLLTDSPSIRDVILFPHMRPEA, from the coding sequence GTGAGCGAAGCACAACAGCCGATTGAGGCGACACAACAAGACGAAAACCATGTGATTGCCGAGCGCCGCGAAAAGCTGAAAGCGATCCGGGCTCAGGGTGTGGCCTTCCCCAATGATTTCAAGCCTGAGCACGCGGCAGCAGAACTGCATGCCCAATATGGCGAACAGGACAATGAAACGCTGGAGCCTGCCAATGTGCAGGTGAGCGTGGCGGGCCGCATGATGCTGAAGCGCGTCATGGGCAAGGCCAGCTTTGCCACGCTGCAGGATAAAAGCGGCCGTATCCAGCTCTTCATCTCCAAGGAAAGCATAGGCGAAGAGCTTTACGATGCTTTCAAGAAATGGGATATGGGCGATATTCTTGCCGCCCGCGGCGTGGTGTTCAAAACCAAGACTGGTGAACTGTCGATCAAGGTGAGCGAGCTGCGTCTGCTCACCAAGTCCTTGCGTCCGCTGCCTGAGAAATTCCATGGGCTGTCTGATCAGGAGACCAAGTATCGCCAGCGCTATGTTGATCTGATTGTGTCGGACGATACCCGCCAGACCTTTATTGCTCGCAGCAAGATTGTGGCGGCTATTCGCAGCTTCATGCTGGGCAATGAGTTCCTGGAAGTGGAAACGCCCATGCTGCATCCGATTCCTGGCGGTGCGTCGGCCAAGCCTTTCATTACGCATCACAATGCGCTGGATATGCAGATGTACATGCGTATTGCGCCTGAGCTTTACCTCAAGCGTCTGATCGTGGGCGGCTTTGAGCGCGTATTCGAGATCAACCGCAATTTCCGTAACGAAGGCGTAAGCGTCCGTCACAACCCCGAATTCACTATGATGGAGTTCTACGCGGCCTATACCGATTACAAGTGGCTGATGGACTTCACTGAAAACTGTATCCGTGCGGCTGCTATCGCCGCCCGTGGCACGGCTGTGCTGGAATATCAAGGCCGTACGCTGGACCTCAGCCAGCCATTCCAGCGCTTGACCATTGTCGGGGCGATTCAGAAATATGCGCCGGCCTATACATTGGAGCAGCTGAATGATGCTGCTTTCCTGCGCACCGAATTGAAGAAGTTTGGGGTCGAGGCCTTTGCCCATGCCGGTCTGGGCGCGCTGCAACTGGCTCTGTTTGAAGAAACGGCCGAAAGCCAGTTATGGGAGCCAACCTATATCATTGATTACCCGGTGGAAGTCTCGCCGCTGGCACGCGCATCGGATAGCAATCCCGAGATTACCGAGCGTTTTGAGCTGTTTGTCACCGGTCGCGAAATTGCCAACGGTTTCTCGGAGCTGAATGATGCTGAAGACCAGGCAGCACGTTTCCATGCCCAGGTCGCTGCCAAAGAGGCGGGCGATGACGAAGCCATGTATTACGATGCTGACTTCATACGGGCGCTGGAATATGGCATGCCACCTACCGGTGGTTGCGGTATCGGCATTGACCGGCTGGTGATGCTGTTGACCGATAGCCCCAGCATTCGCGATGTGATTTTGTTCCCGCATATGCGTCCCGAAGCCTGA
- a CDS encoding bactofilin family protein: MLNKQGLFNRGAQPSPAQSTPASRPSTSPLSASTTTTSAPYPAATSSATAASAASDIKTDTDNKEISGSRLIVGPDVKLKGAEIQDCDTLVVEGRVEATMDSRVIQIAEAGEFSGKVGIDVAEIYGKFEGELTARSQLIIHASGRVSGKIRYGKIFIEEGGELSGDIASISTESANNKASPLRAASAGHA, encoded by the coding sequence ATGTTAAACAAGCAAGGTCTTTTCAATCGAGGTGCCCAACCTTCTCCTGCACAATCCACGCCCGCTAGCCGTCCTTCCACTTCACCTTTATCTGCCAGCACAACGACGACCAGCGCGCCTTATCCTGCCGCTACCTCTTCTGCCACGGCAGCCTCCGCAGCATCTGATATTAAAACGGACACTGACAACAAAGAGATCTCAGGTAGCCGCCTGATTGTGGGGCCGGATGTCAAACTCAAAGGCGCGGAAATCCAGGACTGCGATACCCTGGTAGTAGAAGGGCGCGTCGAGGCCACCATGGATAGTCGTGTCATCCAGATTGCCGAAGCTGGCGAATTCTCCGGCAAGGTGGGTATCGATGTCGCCGAGATATATGGCAAGTTTGAAGGCGAACTCACCGCACGTAGCCAGCTCATCATTCATGCCAGTGGCCGGGTTAGCGGCAAAATTCGCTACGGCAAGATTTTTATTGAAGAAGGTGGAGAGTTGTCTGGTGACATCGCTTCCATCTCCACCGAAAGCGCCAATAACAAAGCCAGCCCATTACGCGCAGCCAGCGCAGGTCACGCTTAA
- a CDS encoding putative porin, with amino-acid sequence MKSIKLRGVCAAVSGALLFGFGANAMADSTVDIVNALVSKGVLTEEEGNLLTKGREGEKLGQEKAMKTAGKIKISDVIDNATLYGDMRARYEFRNGEDTASNGEDRTRGRYKMLLGVKTEAGDFYSDLALSMGSGGRSDNATFGNGNNGANGKETVYVKRAMLGWKATDWLKVEAGRVANPLYTTSMVWDADLTFEGLVEKIDYKWGKVNLFGNFAQSQYRGDRQDYYNIDTASERKTNTLLAFQGGAKFDITDTVSAKAALTYTTYTSDNGTGTGAFVPGLGTTTTVGSTLGTNVTSTNDIRTIEIPAELGFKLANNMKLNVFGDYVVNLDGDDRFDAAVAAATAGTARNTIRAAGNDDKAWLVGVGLEQKQDKNPKKGDWSAKLWYQDVGVYALDPNAVDSDFMDSKVNLKGVVFKGEYLVRDNVFLNLAAGHATRKNDRLAATGAGDINLNLDSYNLYQLDVTYKF; translated from the coding sequence ATGAAAAGTATCAAGCTGCGCGGCGTCTGTGCTGCAGTTTCTGGGGCACTACTGTTCGGCTTTGGCGCCAATGCCATGGCTGATTCCACTGTTGACATCGTCAATGCGCTGGTGAGCAAGGGCGTATTGACCGAAGAAGAAGGCAATCTGCTGACCAAGGGCCGCGAAGGCGAAAAACTGGGTCAGGAAAAAGCCATGAAAACGGCTGGCAAGATTAAGATTTCTGATGTAATCGATAATGCAACTTTGTATGGCGATATGCGCGCACGTTACGAATTCCGTAATGGCGAAGACACTGCCAGCAATGGTGAAGATCGTACGCGTGGTCGCTACAAGATGCTGTTGGGCGTGAAGACCGAAGCTGGTGATTTCTACTCTGACCTGGCTTTGTCCATGGGTTCAGGTGGTCGTTCCGACAATGCCACATTTGGTAATGGCAACAACGGCGCAAACGGTAAGGAAACCGTTTACGTCAAGCGCGCCATGTTGGGCTGGAAAGCAACTGACTGGTTGAAGGTTGAAGCTGGTCGTGTGGCTAACCCACTGTATACCACTTCCATGGTATGGGATGCTGACCTGACATTTGAAGGCCTGGTTGAAAAGATCGACTACAAGTGGGGCAAGGTAAACCTGTTCGGTAATTTCGCACAGTCTCAATACCGTGGTGACCGTCAGGATTATTACAACATCGATACCGCCTCTGAGCGTAAAACCAACACCCTGTTGGCTTTCCAGGGCGGTGCGAAGTTTGATATTACCGATACCGTGTCTGCCAAGGCTGCGTTGACTTACACCACTTACACAAGTGATAACGGCACTGGCACTGGTGCTTTTGTACCAGGCTTGGGTACCACCACGACCGTTGGTTCCACCCTCGGTACCAACGTTACCTCGACTAATGATATCCGCACCATTGAAATCCCGGCTGAACTGGGCTTCAAGCTGGCAAACAACATGAAACTGAATGTGTTTGGTGATTACGTAGTCAACCTGGATGGTGATGACCGCTTTGACGCTGCTGTAGCTGCTGCTACGGCCGGTACTGCCCGTAACACTATCCGCGCAGCTGGTAACGATGACAAAGCCTGGCTGGTGGGTGTAGGCCTGGAACAAAAGCAGGACAAGAACCCCAAGAAGGGTGACTGGTCTGCCAAGCTCTGGTACCAGGACGTAGGTGTTTACGCATTGGATCCTAACGCTGTTGACTCTGACTTCATGGATTCCAAGGTTAACCTGAAGGGTGTCGTGTTCAAGGGTGAATACCTGGTGCGTGATAACGTATTCCTGAATCTGGCTGCTGGTCATGCTACTCGCAAGAATGACCGTCTGGCCGCTACTGGCGCAGGTGATATTAACCTGAACCTCGACAGCTACAATCTGTACCAACTGGACGTCACTTACAAGTTCTAA
- a CDS encoding bifunctional diguanylate cyclase/phosphodiesterase — translation MYTSLNTRPRPLSLRNIVKLSIIVFVYCLLGSLNLWIPIPDAWATLISPTAGFSLAILLVFGYRAWPAIFMGSLFTHLHATVYYVAATMAVGDTLETLLACYLLKQVARFDPALIRLRDFLTLVFFAVGISPLVSALINVLMLVVVGADTTALANSFTNSWLEDAFSYLLFTPAVLAFYHYEPIRWSWARAGEALLLAGLVVFSCLLTMLGAMDKSMSQLMQPQAFMLFPLIMWAALRFHQRGAALSVLFVAMTALWGGAHGLGTFAHDFAQSNLLDYWMYVLVLSSTGVALSGLNAGRIRSEARLKEQLDTYDALLHAQADVNEGVAIIHRGKIVYGNDALWRIGGYSPGDIPLGSDFFSLIHPSDRKRVSEIYQQRLQDMDVPTRYEALGLGKNGRAIHIEIAAAQYRDDSQRIVTLIIDISSRKKAEAELVKSQQDYRELVESVQAIVWRAIPGGKFTFVSKEAEALLGYPLAQWTTDPGFWVDKIHPDDRDWVVEYCRTESLKLQSFDFDYRMIAADGRVVWMKDIVKVIPNMSNTRPAELVGVMLDITASKAAEADLRLARQVFDNTAEGIVITDPAFRVLEVNQAYQQITGYEKEEIIGKLPSVMQAGLHEAAYYEGIWQTLRREGQWVGEIWNRRKSGESYPEWLSISQVADAKGSVQNYVAVFTDITQRKLSEERLQFLANHDALTHLPNRALLQERIDQALFRAQRNKTAIAVLFIDLDRFKIINDTLGHQTGDMLLQEAAKRLKECLRETDTVARQGGDEFVVLVEDCGDTDYLNTIARKIMATLAQPFILVGRELFISASIGISVYPDDGLDTASLLKHADAAMYRAKESGKNTFRFYAAEANTNSVELLTLENNLRRAVERNEFVLHYQPKVDLRSQKIIGAEAVVRWQHPELGMLSPMQFIPLAEETGLIIDIGAWIMRESCRQAVEWQQLTGQNVRVAVNLSARQFRDETLRQTIADSLAESGLTPDCLELEITESMIMHNAERAREVLQHFHDLGAHVLIDDFGTGYSSFGYLKHFPIDSLKIDRSFVRDIPDDVDDMAITQAIIAMAHSLQIKVVAEGVETQEQLAFLKKQGCDQIQGFLFSEPLHSHDFVRMLKLQPMLRLQLGEAAVA, via the coding sequence ATGTACACCAGTCTCAACACTCGGCCGCGGCCGCTGTCTCTCCGCAATATCGTTAAACTCAGCATTATTGTTTTTGTTTATTGCTTGCTTGGCAGTCTTAATCTCTGGATTCCCATTCCGGATGCCTGGGCGACCTTAATCAGTCCCACGGCCGGCTTCTCGCTGGCGATTCTATTAGTCTTTGGTTATCGCGCATGGCCTGCTATTTTTATGGGCTCCCTGTTTACCCATTTGCATGCCACGGTGTATTACGTGGCTGCCACCATGGCAGTGGGGGATACACTGGAAACCCTGCTGGCCTGTTATCTATTGAAGCAGGTAGCGCGTTTTGATCCGGCGCTGATACGCCTGCGTGATTTCCTGACGCTGGTGTTTTTCGCCGTCGGTATCAGCCCTCTGGTCAGTGCATTGATCAATGTGCTGATGCTGGTGGTCGTCGGTGCGGATACCACCGCGCTCGCTAACAGCTTTACTAATTCCTGGCTGGAAGACGCTTTCAGCTATCTGTTGTTTACCCCGGCCGTGCTGGCGTTCTATCACTATGAGCCCATACGCTGGAGTTGGGCGCGGGCGGGCGAAGCCCTGCTACTGGCCGGTCTGGTGGTCTTCAGCTGTCTGTTGACCATGCTGGGTGCCATGGATAAATCTATGTCGCAGTTGATGCAGCCTCAGGCTTTCATGCTGTTTCCGCTCATCATGTGGGCGGCGCTACGCTTTCATCAGCGCGGTGCGGCGCTGAGTGTGCTATTTGTTGCCATGACGGCGTTGTGGGGCGGGGCGCATGGCTTGGGGACCTTTGCGCATGATTTTGCCCAGTCCAATCTGCTGGATTACTGGATGTATGTGCTGGTGCTTTCGTCGACCGGTGTTGCCTTGTCTGGCTTGAATGCCGGGCGTATCCGTTCGGAGGCGCGACTCAAGGAGCAGCTGGATACCTACGATGCCTTGCTGCACGCACAGGCGGATGTGAATGAAGGTGTGGCGATTATTCATCGTGGCAAGATCGTCTATGGTAACGATGCCTTGTGGCGCATAGGAGGTTACAGTCCCGGTGACATTCCATTGGGGTCGGATTTCTTCAGCCTGATCCATCCGTCTGATCGCAAGCGCGTGAGCGAAATTTACCAGCAACGCCTGCAGGATATGGATGTGCCTACGCGCTATGAAGCGCTGGGCCTGGGGAAAAACGGCAGGGCCATTCACATTGAGATTGCGGCTGCCCAGTATCGGGATGACAGTCAGCGCATCGTGACCTTGATCATTGACATCAGCAGCCGCAAAAAAGCCGAAGCCGAGCTTGTGAAAAGCCAGCAGGACTACCGCGAACTGGTGGAATCGGTGCAGGCGATTGTGTGGCGGGCGATTCCTGGTGGCAAATTCACCTTCGTCAGTAAAGAAGCGGAAGCTTTGCTGGGGTATCCACTGGCGCAGTGGACGACGGATCCCGGCTTCTGGGTAGACAAGATTCACCCGGACGACCGCGACTGGGTAGTGGAGTATTGCCGCACCGAATCGCTCAAACTGCAGAGCTTTGATTTTGACTACCGCATGATCGCGGCGGATGGGCGCGTGGTCTGGATGAAAGACATCGTCAAGGTGATTCCGAATATGTCCAACACCCGTCCGGCCGAGCTGGTAGGGGTCATGCTGGATATCACCGCCAGCAAGGCTGCGGAAGCGGATCTTCGTCTGGCGCGGCAGGTATTCGACAACACGGCAGAAGGCATTGTTATTACCGATCCTGCTTTCCGCGTGCTGGAGGTCAACCAGGCATATCAGCAGATCACGGGTTATGAGAAAGAGGAAATCATCGGCAAGCTGCCATCGGTCATGCAGGCTGGCTTGCACGAGGCTGCTTACTATGAAGGCATCTGGCAAACCTTGCGACGCGAAGGTCAATGGGTAGGCGAAATCTGGAATCGGCGCAAATCCGGCGAGAGTTATCCTGAGTGGTTATCCATCAGCCAGGTCGCTGATGCCAAGGGCAGCGTGCAGAATTATGTGGCCGTGTTTACGGATATCACTCAACGCAAATTATCCGAAGAGCGCCTGCAGTTCCTGGCCAATCACGATGCACTGACGCATCTGCCCAACCGCGCCCTGCTGCAGGAGCGTATCGACCAAGCCCTGTTCCGCGCCCAACGCAACAAGACCGCGATTGCCGTCTTGTTCATTGATCTTGACCGTTTCAAGATCATCAACGATACCCTAGGACACCAAACCGGCGACATGCTGCTGCAAGAAGCCGCCAAGCGGCTTAAAGAATGTTTGCGCGAAACCGATACCGTTGCGCGCCAGGGCGGCGATGAGTTTGTGGTGCTGGTGGAAGACTGTGGCGATACCGACTATCTCAATACCATCGCCCGCAAGATCATGGCCACTCTGGCGCAGCCTTTTATACTGGTCGGGCGCGAGCTTTTTATCAGCGCCAGTATCGGCATCAGCGTATATCCGGACGATGGCCTCGATACAGCCAGCCTGCTCAAGCATGCCGATGCCGCCATGTATCGCGCCAAAGAGTCCGGCAAGAACACCTTCCGCTTTTATGCGGCAGAAGCCAATACCAATAGCGTAGAATTATTGACGCTGGAAAACAACCTGCGCCGCGCAGTGGAGCGCAATGAATTCGTGCTGCATTACCAGCCCAAGGTAGACTTGCGCTCGCAGAAAATCATCGGCGCCGAGGCGGTGGTGCGCTGGCAGCATCCTGAGCTCGGCATGCTGTCACCCATGCAGTTTATTCCCCTGGCGGAAGAGACCGGCCTGATTATCGACATCGGCGCCTGGATCATGCGGGAATCCTGTCGGCAAGCCGTAGAGTGGCAACAGCTCACCGGACAGAACGTTAGGGTTGCCGTTAATCTCTCCGCCCGCCAGTTCCGCGATGAAACCCTGCGGCAAACCATTGCCGACTCACTGGCCGAGAGCGGATTGACGCCAGATTGCCTGGAACTGGAAATTACGGAAAGCATGATCATGCACAATGCCGAGCGGGCGCGGGAGGTGTTGCAACACTTCCACGACCTGGGCGCCCATGTGCTGATTGATGACTTTGGCACCGGCTATTCTTCGTTCGGCTATCTCAAGCACTTCCCGATTGATTCACTCAAGATCGACCGATCCTTTGTGCGCGATATCCCCGATGATGTGGACGACATGGCGATCACCCAAGCCATTATCGCCATGGCCCACAGCCTGCAGATCAAGGTGGTCGCAGAGGGCGTGGAAACCCAGGAGCAACTGGCCTTCCTGAAAAAACAGGGCTGCGACCAGATTCAGGGATTCCTGTTTAGCGAACCGCTACATAGCCACGACTTTGTCCGCATGCTGAAACTGCAGCCCATGCTCAGGCTGCAACTGGGTGAGGCGGCGGTAGCCTGA
- the fdx gene encoding ISC system 2Fe-2S type ferredoxin — MPQIIVLPHQELCPDGAAFDAKPGMSVCDNLLEQDIDIEHACDKVCACTTCHVIVREGYKSLNAPEEKEEDLLDKAWGLEPNSRLSCQAIVGKEDLVVEIPKYSINMAKEGHR; from the coding sequence ATGCCGCAAATCATCGTACTACCCCATCAGGAACTGTGCCCGGATGGCGCCGCCTTTGACGCCAAGCCAGGCATGTCGGTATGCGACAATCTGCTGGAGCAGGACATTGATATCGAACACGCTTGCGACAAGGTGTGCGCATGCACTACTTGCCACGTGATCGTGCGGGAGGGCTACAAATCGCTCAATGCCCCCGAGGAAAAAGAAGAAGACCTGCTGGATAAAGCCTGGGGCCTGGAACCCAATTCCCGTCTTTCCTGCCAGGCCATTGTCGGTAAAGAAGACCTGGTCGTCGAAATCCCCAAGTACTCCATCAATATGGCCAAAGAAGGCCACCGCTAG